In Helianthus annuus cultivar XRQ/B chromosome 3, HanXRQr2.0-SUNRISE, whole genome shotgun sequence, a single window of DNA contains:
- the LOC118490238 gene encoding uncharacterized protein LOC118490238, translating into MDLEEILPSKAAQNRQLLNALPKSWDNHVAMIKRTKDLARCTLTEMISHIKACELDDKQRENNHKSSLLAAGISVSSTNPSNDNTALISQNGSKKATSGSTTTVHYSSSSSSAPSAKIATPSSAKSELIAFFSQQSKENLEVAASVINCLNAFVAGKIQPPSWSLNDLYQYLPEDVEEMDITWQMAMAAFRAQRFANKTGRNRWGSSFSNSANVPMKLRCYNCHEQGHLARNCPKPNNNKDFTPAHPAPPNPERALVTTNDSTAAGEGTQSSALVVQPSADFNWDDEIQRLNISQPEIQSAAQNIAFMTSDEKDSSQDAEPQAENFAFMTKILSAPVHGLTAEEKKLM; encoded by the exons ATGGATCTAGAAGAAATACTTCCTTCAAAGGCTGCTCAGAATCGACAACTTCTGAATGCCTTGCCAAAGAGTTGGGATAATCACGTTGCTATGATCAAGCGGACCAAAGATCTCGCAAGATGCACCTTGACTGAAATGATTTCACACATCAAAGCATGTGAGCTTGATGACAAACAACGGGAGAATAATCACAAGTCCAGTTTGTTAGCCGCAGGCATTTCTGTTTCTTCCACCAATCCAAGCAATGACAACACTGCACTGATTTCACAGAATGGATCGAAAAAGGCTACCTCTGGGTCAACCACTACTGTGCATTACTCTAGCTCAAGCTCCTCAGCGCCTTCAGCAAAAATTGCCACACCTTCTTCAGCCAAATCTGAGCTCATCGCTTTCTTTTCTCAGCAGTCGAAAGAGAATCTGGAGGTCGCTGCTTCTGTGATAAATTGTTTGAATGCTTTTGTTGCAGGTAAAATCCAACCTCCTAGCTGGTCGTTGAATGATCTATATCAGTATCTTCCTGAAGATGTGGAGGAGATGGACATCACCTGGCAAATGGCAATGGCAGCATTCAGAGCACAAAGATTTGCAAATAAGACTGGCAGAAATAGATGGGGCTCTTCTTTCTCAAACTCTGCAAATGTTCCAATGAAGTTACGCTGCTACAACTGTCATGAACAAGGTCATTTGGCAAGGAACTGCCCTAAGCCCAACAACAACAAAGACTTTACACCTGCGCATCCTGCTCCTCCAAATCCTGAAAGGGCTCTTGTGACGACAAACGATTCAACCGCTGCTGGTGAAGGAACTCAGAGTTCAGCCCTTGTTGTTCAACCAAGTGCagatttcaattgggatgatgaAATTCAACGTCTGAACATCTCACAACCAGAAATCCAGAGTGCTGCTCAAAACATAGCGTTCATGACTTCAGATGAAAAGGACTCTTCGCAAGATGCTGAGCCTCAAGCTGAGAATTTTGCATTCATGACCAAAATCCTGTCAGCTCCTGTTCATGGACTCACTGCTGAAGAG AAAAAGTTGATGTGA